ACCTATATGTCTACAAAATCACCTAATGAAAGATCTAAATACCAACATGTGGTAACAGGAAAACCTGTAGAGGCAGGAGGTCTGGAGGGCAGGGACAGGGCCACCGGGTACGGAGTGGTCGAATGCCTTAAACAATGGGCCAGAGATAAAGGAGTTGCTCTTAAAGGAATGAAATATATACTGCAAGGCTTTGGTAAAGTAGGCTTTTGGACAGCTCACTTTATGAGGCACAATGGCGCTATCCTCACGGCAGTGCAAGATGCCAGCGCCTGTATACATAACCCGGACGGAATAGACCCGGACAGGTTGCTGTCATATAGTAAATACAATAAAAACAGTATTAAGGACTACCCCGCAGCAGCTGAGATCAATGGCAATCTCTTTTTCGGATTACCATGCGACATCTGTATCCCGGCTGCCATGGGCAACCAGATTACCGAATCCAATGCCAGCAATATCCAGGCTAAAGTTATTGCAGAAGGCGCCAACGGGCCTGTTGATATTGCCGGAGACCAGATACTGATTGACAGAGGTATTGAAATAATTCCGGATATTCTGTGCAATTCAGGTGGTGTTATTGCCAGCTATTTCGAATGGCTGCAAAACAGAAATAGTGAAGCCTGGACCATAACGGAAGTACTTAAAGGATTGGAAGTAAAACTGACAGATGCCTACTCAAGAGTAAAATCCAGAATGTTGGAATACAATACAGACTGGAGAACTGCTGCTTATATAGAGTCTGTCTTACGTATCGAAAAAGCCTATAAGCAATGGGGCATTTTTCCATAATTATCAGTTGTACATCCCCTGAAGTGATGGTTTTGTTTATTA
This region of Fulvivirga ulvae genomic DNA includes:
- a CDS encoding Glu/Leu/Phe/Val family dehydrogenase; amino-acid sequence: MINQLKLGTSLYDNVQHQFNKAAELINLDSGVRKILSVPTNEIVVHFPVKLDSGEIQVFTGYRVQHNNALGAYKGGLRYHETIDLDAAKALATWMTWKTSLAGLPYGGAKGGIKLDPAKYSMSDLEKITRRFTFALGDNIGPEYDIPAPDVNTTAQMMAWMADTYMSTKSPNERSKYQHVVTGKPVEAGGLEGRDRATGYGVVECLKQWARDKGVALKGMKYILQGFGKVGFWTAHFMRHNGAILTAVQDASACIHNPDGIDPDRLLSYSKYNKNSIKDYPAAAEINGNLFFGLPCDICIPAAMGNQITESNASNIQAKVIAEGANGPVDIAGDQILIDRGIEIIPDILCNSGGVIASYFEWLQNRNSEAWTITEVLKGLEVKLTDAYSRVKSRMLEYNTDWRTAAYIESVLRIEKAYKQWGIFP